The Microcoleus sp. FACHB-672 sequence TGAAGAAAAAACAGGTTGAGAAAGTTCAAGCCGCCGAGATGAATTTCTAGAGATTGCTTAGCTCAGCATTTCAGCCCTCAAAAAACATCTCAAACATTACAACACCGGCTTGCTCTTAAAAACCGGCAAGCCAGCAAACTAAATTTCAAAAGCGTTTCTTCAAAAAGGAACGCTTTTTTTTAATTAAAAATAAGTCAAGCAAAAAAGCCGGTTTTCAATAAGCCTCTCGCAAAAGTCAAAATTCCTGAATCTGTGATTTGTATTAAAAACTCCGACTTTTGCAAGAAATCTAACAGGTTTCTTTCAGTTGAAAAATCTCCTGTTCCCCACGCTGCCGGCTCAATTTCTTACTCGAATAAAAATATTTAATCCAACACCTTCCCCAACACCTCAGCCAAATATTCATACTGCTCAAGAGAATTATAAATCTGTGCCGAAATGCGGATCAGCCGGTGGGGAGGAGCCGGCCAAGGAATCACCGGCACCTCTATGCCAAACTGGTCAAACAACGTATCGTGCAATGCGACAAAGTTGCCGTCAGACACCGGCAGCGCCGCCATCGACCCGATCATTTCATCCGGGCAGGGTGCCGGTATCCCCAAGCGCTCTAGGAGTATCTGCCGCGCCGCTAATACCAGGGTTTTATTTTTTGCCATTAATTCCGGCCAGCCGCCGTCTAGCAGCGAACCCATGAACGCGATCGCCACCGGCACGCATAGGGACGCCGTTGGATCATCTGTTCCCATCCAGTCAAATTCGAGCTGGAAACGGGAACGATCCTGGCGTGGGGAGTTGGCACCGTGGCTGATAGTCAGGGGGCGAATTCCTGGCTGTCGGTCGGATCGCACATACAGAAAAGCCGCCCCTTTAGGCGCACACAGCCATTTATGGCAGTTGCCGGTGTAGTAAGCCACCCCAATTTCGCGCAAATTGAGCGGAACCATCCCTGGCGCATGAGCACCATCGACAAGTGTATCCACGCCAAGTTCTGCCAGCCGGCGCACTAATTCCTGAATTGGGAAAATCAAGGCGGTTTGACTGCACACATGATCCAGCAGCACTAGCCGGGTTTTGGGTGAAACGCGCTCTAACACCGCTTCAACCACCTGTGCCGGTGATTCGATGGGAAACGGCACCGGCGCGACGACAATGCGGGCACCGGCACGCTCTGCGATAAAATTCAGGGCGTTACGGCAGGCGTTGTATTCATGATCGGTGGTGAGCAGCTCATCCCCAGGCTCAAAATGCAGCGAACGCAGCACCGCATTGACGCCGGTTGTCGCATTGGGGATAAATGCCAACTCATCAGTGCCGGCACCCACAAAATTTGCCAGCCGGTTGCGAGCTTCATCTAGCAACGGCTCTAACTCCCGGACAAAAAACCGCACCGGCTCTCGTTCCAGTTGCTCCCGTAGCGTTTTTTGAGCAGCCAGCACGCTTATGGGACAAGCTCCGAATGAACCGTGATTGAGATAAGTCACCGCCGCGTCAAGCGACCATAACTTAGCCCAGCTAGATGGCTCACATTGCAAATTTGCAGATTGGGACATGAATTGATCAAATTTCAAATCTTAGGATCCAGATTTTAGATTAATTGCTAAATCCAAAATCCTCGCATCTAAAATCCAAAATTTTTTAACTCCCCGGGCCGGATTCGAACCAGCGACCAATCGGTTAACAGCCGACCGCTCTACCACTGAGCTACCGAGGAACGCGTTTTTTATAATAACGATACTTTAGGGGATTTGGCAAGTACCTTTATCAACTTTTTTTTGGGGGAGGTCGTGAGCAGTATCTGGATCACGGTCGCCGACCCATCCGCAGCTGTGCTAAACGCTGCTGAGCTACAGGGTCTAAAGAACTCGCTAACAGACGACGAGCCGAAGGCTTCGAGGATTGCTGTTTGCGTCGCACTTGATTGCCTATCGCTTCAATATCATACGCTAGTTGTGGCGCTGACATCCATTCTGCCCCGTAACCTACAACAGTGAGTTGCTGCGCCCGGTCTGATGTGGCCACAATTACCCGCTGTTTCAATTTAGTAAATTCGTGGCGACAGTTGGCACAGATTTTTTCAATGTAGGTATCTGCGGTTTGCCCAAAGCCGGTGTAGTGGACTGATACGTGGCGCGTGATTTCTTCGCGTGTGCTGCCAGTGTCTTGATATTGGGCGTCGAACACAAGGCGAGTCTCAAATCCCTGGAAGGCGCTGTAATTCACTAGAGCTTCAATTAATTCCCTCCGTGCTGACTCCATGCCATCACGATCGCGTGTCTTTGTCAGGTCGGGCCAAATTCCAATGATGTTGTAGCCGTCCACGAGCAGGACTGTCGGCAGTGATGGGGGAGCCATTTTTTTAGGGGTGCAATTTTTTAGTTGGGCATATTTACCTTTTTTTTATATCCTAATCTTGAATTTTTTGCTAAGAGGGACTAAAAAGGGCCTAGGGTTCAGGGGCTAGAATTAAGCTGTGTACAATAAATTGTGAGGCGGCTTCGTACCGGGCGTGCGCTGGAGTTCGCGATGATTTGACCGACGACGCCCGATGACACTTCGATATCTCCTGCTACTGCTTTTACACGTACACGGAGTTCGCGATGATTCGACCGACCACGCCCGATGACACGGCTGCGCTGATTGCCCTGGCCGATGCGACCGGCTTGTTCCGTCCGAATGAACTTGAGGAGCTGGGAGAAATACTGGGCGACTACTTCGGCGGCAACATTGACAGCGATCACTGCTGGATTACCGACGACGACGGTGGGCCGGTAGGGGTCGCGTACTACGCGCCGGCCCCGATGACCGATGGGACGTGGTACGTGTACTTGATCGCCGTACGACCCGACCGCCAGGGGCAAGGACACGGTACGGCACTGCTGCGTTACGTTGAAGAAACGTTGACGGCGCGTGGCGAGCGCATACTGCTGGTGGAAACGTCAGGGCTGGCGAGCTTCGAGGGCACACGGGCGTTCTATCGCAAGTGTGGTTATGACGAAGAAGCGCGGATTCGCGACTTCTACAGAGCGGGCGATGACAAGATTGTTTACCGTAAAGCACTGGTTGCTCAGGGGCAGTGAGCTTGCTCTCCCCTAACAAAGCTCCACCCATCCGGGATTTTGGTGACGCAGTAAACTCAGCTCTAGACTTTTGCCGTTTGGGTTGGGGGCGACGTTAATGATGGGGTCTGAATGACCTGTGAGGGTGGATTTCAATTCCCCAGTCTGCACATCCCACAGTTTTATCGTTTTTTCTGTACTGCCGGTGGCAAGGGTTTGACCATCAGGGCTAATGGCAATTGCTCTGACTGTGCCGGAATGCCCTGGAAGGGTGCTTTTTAGTTCGCCGGTGTCTAGATGCCAAATGTCAATTGTTCCGTCTTGGGAGCCACTGACAAGGGTTTGATCGTCGGGACTAATTGCGATGGAAACGACTGGATCTGTTCGCACCGGCAATATTCGCAGCACTTCGCCGGTGTCTAACGACCAGACTTTCAGTGTTTTGTCAATACTGCCGGTGGCGAGGATTTTGCGATCATAACTAATGGCTATCGGTCTAACTGTGCCGGCGTGTGCTGCTATCCTGCGCTGTAGCTTGCCGGTTTCTAAATTCCAAATTTTTAGTGACCCGTCGTAACCGCCACTAATCAGGATTTGCCGGTCTGCGCTGATGGTAATGGCACTTACGCCGCTACTATGGCCGGCAAGGGAATGACGCAGCGATCCTGTTCCCGCATGACATTGATAAAGCTTTTTGTCTGTGCTGCCACTGGCGAGGATTTGCCCGCCTCCGCCAGTAGCGAGCGGATAAAATGACCAAGACTGCCCAGAGAGCGCTGCTTGCAATTCTTTGTTATTCAACTGCCACAGCTTAATGCTGCCGTCATAATTGCTACTAGCAAGGATTTCTCCATCTGCGCTAATCGCAAAGGGATAGACATAGTTGGAGCTGCCGGTGAGAATATGTAACCCGTCGCTGAAGCTTGGTTCTGTTTTGAAAGATTCTAAATAGCTGCGTAAGCCTCCTGCATAAAGCAGGTCGGCGATTCCCAGGTTGGCTTGGCCCTGCCGAATTGCAATGGTATTTGTGGGGGCAAAACCGGCCACAATTGCGTGATAGATTTGCCGGTCTTCACTGACTTCTTCTTGAAGCAAAATGCAGACTATGGCAACATTTTGCTTAATTTCTTCAACGTAGATAGGCCATCGAACAGAATCTATGTTGCCGTATTCCGTTTTGACCTGGATGCCAAGGTTTGAGTCAAAAAGCAGCGTAAAATCGACAGAATCTTTCGTTTTTTGGTATTTTAGTGGATCTATTTCGAGTGCCAAACCTTCTAAATAGGTAGCAACTACTGCTTGACCCAACTGTCTTTTTAAAAAGCTATGTATTATATCAGAAACTGGAGAGTGCTGCTCGATATTTACGGCTGTCTGCCGGCAAAAGTCTCGAATTTTTGTCAACTTCTCGCCTGAGAGAACCATCAATTCACTGTGGCACCCTCTGGTTTGAGAGTGCAATAGATTTGCCGCATCTGACTTCAGCCTTTTAATAAAATCAGCTTGTTGGAATTTCAGGGGAGTTGTCCAGTCCATGTCCAGCTTCTATGAATCTCCCATGATTCTACATAGCTAGAAGCGAATCAGCGTAGCTTGTTTCCAGGGAGAGTGCTGAATTCTGGACTTTTCTACTAATCTGATATCTTATAGCTTTCTGAATTATAGGGAGCTTCCCACCTTTGCACCTTCTTCAGCAGAGATGAGTTTAGGAACAGATCTCCACAAAAAATTATCAATTTAGGGGAGATAAAGCCGGCAAGATGTCCACCTCACAGATAAACACAGATATTCCGCCGACTCATATCTATGTTTATTTCGGGTTGAAATCAAGTTTATTGCCGTGCGCGTGAGATTGCTAAAAGTTAGTGAGTTGCAACGCTCGAGAATATTAACATTTCTCTTCTAGCAAGAAGCAGTAAAGTAAGGCTGTATTCTGTGTCAATTTTGAATATTACAGATTCAAAGGTTAACCGATGGTTAAATTTTATCCAAGGGTTTATCCTGAGCTTCCTTGCTAATAAAACCTGTGAAGATGAGCGACTGCTTTTTTTTCAGGCAGCAGTTGCTTTTTCGTGATTCAGGGTGCCAATATGGGCATCGGCAGTTTAATAATTTGTGTTATAGGTTGTGAATAGTTGATTCCGCTTGTTTCAGCCTCAAGCACAAATCCGAATCATCAGTGCCGGCAATGGTTTCTAAATTAGTAAGGCGTTCTTCGGGCTGCTGTAACTGATTTTCCGGCAAAGTATTATGAGATTTTTTATCACAATGCCATAAAACGGCAGTGCCGGCAGCCCTATTTGTGATGACGCCAATGGGTAAAACCGCCTCACCGTTAATAACCGCTGGAAGCGGAATACAAATTCCTAGTATTTTAGTGGGAAGCATCCAAGTTATTGAAGTCGCTGAGACTCATACATTTTTGAAGTTGTTTGAGTCTTTTTTCCATTGTTTAGATATAAATTTCTGCTTCTCTAATTGCTCTCATTTTTTATTTTGCTGGCTAGATACTAAAGATGACTTCCTGCCGGCAGGTTCACCCAGTCGGGGGAAGTATTATTGCCCCAGAAGCGGAATTTAGCTGGCTATGTTGGGTGTCTGTGATCGTGATCGCAAGATAGATAAGAAAATGTAAACCCTTGAATGAGAAGGCTTGTAGCTTATGTAAAGAAATGTAACAGAGTTTTTATAAAAATATATTGCACAGTCTTGATTTACTTGTTAGGGTGTGCATAGGGCTGATTCTGGTAGATACTTGTATCGAGGAGATGTGCTATTTATGCTCTACATCAACCCTGCCCACTTAGTAAGGAATTAATTCCTGGTATGACTGAAAGATGTTTCTCCAAACACTCTGCTTCAACGTTCTTCAAGAACGTTAGAGAAATATCTTAATAGCTTTAAAAACGCTGGAGGATACGCTGTGCCGTTACTAAATCATATCCTTTGCGTTTTGCCGGCTCAATCCAGGCTTTTCTGGAGTATTCCTGATAACAATTTTTCAGATTCGTCTAGAAAATCCGGTTCTACTGTGAGTTTCTGAGAAATATCAGGTTCTGAAAGGTTTAGTTCCACGAATCATGCAATGACTGGTCATTGTTTGTGTCTTTGATTGCCGAGGGTTTTGGATGCGAAATTTTGACCCTGAGCAAGCATGAAAATTGCAACAGTGACTTCTCAACTCTGGAGATTTTAATTATGAACGTTCATGGAAAAACAGCTCTAATTACAGGCGCTTCCCGTGGAATAGGGCGAGAGATCGCTCTAGAATTAGCGCAACAAGGAACGAAGCGGTTGTTATTAGTGGCGCGGGATCACGAAAGATTAGCTGAAGTCGCCAATGAAATTAAGGCATTGGGTGCAGAAGCGATTATTTTGGCTTTGGATTTAGCACAGCCGGTGGAGGTGAATATTGCCATTGCCAAAGCTTGGCGGAATCACGGTCCTATTCAACTTTTAGTGAACTGTGCCGGTGTCGCCCATCAAGCGCCTTTCTTGAAAACTAAGTTGCCAAATGTGCAGCAAGAAATTGCGATTAATTTGATGGGAATGTATACGATGACGCGTCTGGTTGCGCGGCGCATGGCAACGCAACGGGAAGGCACAATTGTGAATGTTTCCAGTTTGATGGGTAAGGTGGCAGCACCGACGATGACAACTTATTCTGCGACAAAGTTTGCAATTTTAGGGTTTACGCAAGCATTACGCGGCGAGTTAGCGCAATATAATATCCGGGTCATTGCTTTGCTACCCTCTTTAACGGATACGGATATGGCGCGAGATTTGCAGTGGTTTCGCTGGGTGGTGCCAACAACTCCCCAAAAGGTAGCCCAAGCATTGATTACCGGCTTGCGAAAGAATTCCCCCGAAATTCTAGTTGGTTGGCAAAGTCATTTAGCTGTCTTGGGCAATCGCATTGCGCCTTGGTTCTTGGAAAGGGTTTTATTGATGGCTGCACCGATGTCTAGAGATAGCCGAAAGCGCTATCACAAACTCCGAGAGGCTGACGCGATTTCACGTTAGAATCGTTTAATAAATAGGGAGTGTGGAGGGGTTTGAGCGTTGCTTATTGCTTTTCCACCTCCCTATTATTAGATTTTGGATGAATTTTCTGAGCCGGCACTGCCGATAGTTACAAAAACTGTTAATCGATCCGAGTGAACTTAAATTAGTCTCATCAAGTTAGGATGAGCAGACTTTCCTTTTCAGATTTCAAGTTAAGATGAATTGCGAATAAGGAAATATTAACAGTGAGTCAGAATCGTCAAATATTAGATGATATTGCTAAGTTCGTTCAGGAAATCGTCAATGCTGAAACAGCCGTCGTAGTGCTGGCGGAGTCTGAGGGAGAATTTGTTTATTTTGCGGCGGCAGTAGGCAAATATGCTGAGGCGATAGTGGACAAAAGAAATACGTCTGCAAATTCGGGTTTGTGTGGCGTTGCGTTTCAGGGTAAGGTGCCGGTTTTAGTTTGCAAAACTGAGGGGGATAGCCGAGTTCGGCAGGATTATGCGAAAGCGATGGGGATTAAAACTGCTTTAGCAGTGCCGGTTATTTATGAGGATAAACTTTTGGGTGCGCTGATGGCGTTAAATCGCACGGATGGCAGTGAATTTGATGAAGAGGCAGAGAAAGTTTTAGCCGGCTACGCTGCTGAAGTGGGTCCTGTGGTTTTGCAATTTTGCATTAGTTGAAAATAGAATGTCGGCTACAATTTTACGGGGTCAATAGTTTTTGAAGAAGAAGCCGGCATAGTTCAGAGCGACCGCAATTGCCAGCGCATTTACAGCCGCCCTTTTTCCGCTTTCTTGACGTTTCCTTATCTCACGTCATAACCAAACAAATTTGGATTAACTTCATCTAGCTTTAAATCCGCTAAACCATATTCAGCCCACCGGCGCTCAACCATCGCCGCCACATCCGGATCGGACTCTAAAGGTTCGCCCCATTCATGCTGAGTTTCCGGCGGAATCTTCGTCGTTGCATCAATTCCCATCCGTCCCCCTAATCCAATCTTTTCACTAGCAAAATCCAAGGTATCAAATGGCGTCTCTGGCAGAATAAAAACATCTCGCACCGGGTCAACTTTTGAACTAATTGCCCACACCACTTGACGCGGATCACGAATGTTGATATCTTTATCGACAACAATTACAAACTTCGTGTAAGTAAATTGCGGTAAAGCACTCCAAAATGCCAAAGCTGCCCGCCGAGCTTGACCCGGATATGCCTTATCAATGGAGATAATTGCTGCTTTATAACTCAGTGCTTCCATTGGTAAGAAAAAGTCAACAATTTCTGACACTTGCTGCCGCAAAATAGGTGTATAAATTCGATTCAGCGCAATTGCCATCATCGCCTCTTCTTTCGGGGGACGCCCACTAAACGTCGTTAGATAAATCGGATTTTTGCGATGCGTCATGCAGTGGAAGTGAATCACCGGCGAATCTTCTACGCCGCCGTAATAACCCATGTGATCCCCAAAAGGCCCATCGGGCAGCACCTCCCCAGGCGTAATCGTCCCTTCTAAGACAAATTCCGAGTCTGCCGGCACCTCCAAATCCACCGTCTTACACTTCGCCAGATTCACCCCAGAACCGCCGTAAAGCCCCGCAAACAGCCATTCTGAGAGGTCTACTGGAATCGGGGTTGCAGCCGCCATGATAATCATGGGGTCAACACCCAAGGCAATTGCCACCTCCAATTTCTTCCCCCGTTCCGCCGCTTTCCGCAAATGTCGCGCCCCACCCCGAACCGACAGCCAGTGTACCGTCATCGTATTGCGAGATTGCAGCTGCAGCCGGTAAACCCCCACATTAGGCGTTCCCGTCTCGCAATCTTTAGTAATCACCAGTCCCAGCGTGACAATCTTGCCGGCATCCCCCATATAAGGGCGAATCATCGGAATTTTCGTCAAATCTACGGCTTCCCCTTCAAGCACTACCTGATGACACGGCGGGAAAAAATCGCGCCCCGGTTTCGCCTTGAGTACATCAAATAGCACCTTGCCAAACTCGACTGCTTGGGAAATTTTCTTCGGCGGTTTCGGCTGCTGTAGCAGCGCCAGCTTTTTGCCCAATTCCTCCAATTCTGCCGGTTTTTCCATATTCATTGCCCAGCAAACCCGTTCCTCGGTTCCCAGCAGGTTGATCGCCACCGGATACGCTGCGCCTTTAACATTCTCAAACAGCAGCGCCGGCCCGCCTGCTTGCAACATCCGGTTAGAAATCTCTGCAATTTCTAAATTAGGGTCAACTAAGGCATTAATTCGCCGCAGTTGTCCCCGTTCTTCTAAAATTTTGATGAACCCACGTAAATCTCTTGCCATGATTAAGATGTGTAAATCTCCGTCTCTTATTATGGGCTGAGACTCCACTCCATGTTGTAATAGCTATGCTAGATGACTCGCGTTTAAAGCCGGTGAACCGTTCTGCTGTTATCCAATCCATCAGCCGCTATGTCTACCAGGTCATTTTTTCCACCTATCAGAATCATCCTGAATGGCTGAATGAAAAATTTAGGGATCAGCCCTGGCACAATCAAAAGTTTCAAGATAAATTAATCACAAAATTAGTTGAAAAATTCAGTGGTACAGAAAACAAAGATGAATTAATTGTCAAAACGATTAAAATTTTTCATAATTTTCTGCTTCCTGGCTTTTTTGTGTCTTCAAATTTTAGTCAAGTCATGGATAATCTTCGTCACATTACCCAGACAGAAAGCGCTAGTTCCGGGAATCGAGTAGATGGATCGAAGCCGGCAGGAAATTCCGTCAGAGTTGCGACTGAATCAAGCAACTCTGCAATGGCGATTCTGCTACTTGATGCCGAGAATTTATCGCTAAATGTTGAAACAGAAACTTTCCTAGCCGGCTGCTGTACTTATCCGATCCGGATTAAAATTGCCTTTGCAAATTGGCGTAGTATGGGTAAGCAAGATACTGAATATCACGGACGTAGTTATGAACTCATTCACGTCCCAGCTTCTAAAGATAGCGCTGATATAAAAATGGCGACTGTGGGGGCCTCAATTTTCTTGCATTATCCAACTGCAAAGGAAGTATTAATTTGTTCTTCAGATAAGGCATTACTGCATCTTCGCAACACATTACAAGCCCAAGGATTAACCGTTTATCTCGTTCGCAAACAGGGAGAAACTATCACTTTTGTCAACAGTATAACCGGCCACACGCAAACCCACACAATCAAACCGATCCCGGCAATCGATCAATTTATTAACCAAATTAAGGATTTACTCGGAGAAGAGCAAAAAAATACTTCTAATCAATGGGTGAAACTTTCGCGAATCTCACAACTTTATCAAGTTAAATATAAAACTGAAATTAGTCAAGTGGTGGCCGGCCACTTACCTGGGAAAAAAGTCCAAGATTTTTTTATGAATTATCCCACTGATTTTGTACTGCATCAGCCGGCAGAAAAATCGGAATTCTATGTAACTTTATTTCAGCCGCCTCCTTTGCCTGCTGTGCTTGAAACTCAAACATCTATCCAGCTTACGGGGAAAGTTCAGCCTCAACTCCCCTCAAATATTACTTCCAAAGCAGACCTGGAACAAGCACTCGTAAAAATTGTCATCGCCTTAACCGCTAAATCTCCGGGAAGTGACGTTTCGATCTCAAATGTAGGCAGTGAATTTCATAAGCAATACGGTCAACCGATTACTCAGGTAATGGCAAGCTTACAATTAGGCAGTAAACTCCCTAAATTTTTGCTCTCGTGTAATAGTTTTAAATTAAAAAATGCGGGAAAGCAGTATTTAGTTAGCCTTTCGCAAATTTAATTTAAATTTAAATAATACAATTTAGATTTATTTTTTATAAAGTTATTTTTTTATATAAATCACAGATGGACGCAAGTAATTTATCAGTTTCTTGATTAGTGTTATAAATTTATTATGACAAAATAATAAAATATAAGGTCAATTTAAATTAGCCCTAAATACCACTTTAACTGCTTGTTTTTAGCCTTGCATCTATCAACGGAATGATTTATAGTCGGCTTGCAGTTTATCATTTCAAATAACCTTAAAGAGCCACAAAAATACTTTTTTCTGTGTATTATGGCTACAGTCATAAACAAATATAAAAAGCTATGCAAGACAAAGTCGTTGTCGTTGTTGGAGCCACCGGCGGCATCGGTTCAGCAGTCACGCGCCAGCTAGCCAAAGCCGGCGCACAGCTTGTACTCGCCGCCAGAAATAGTTCGCGCTTAGATGCGTTGGCAGCGGAATTACTCTCGCCGATGCAAGTGATGCCAGTGCCTTGTGACATTACCGATCCCCTGCAAGTTGATAGAGTGATGAAAAAAGCAGTGGGCCAATTCGGTCACATAGACGCTTTGGTTAATGCAGCTGGTGCCGGCATCTTAAAACCGGGCCACCAAATTGAGCCGGCAGAACTCAACGCAATGATAGATGTTAACCTCAAAGGCAGTTTCTACACTACTCAAGCAGCCGCACAGCACATGAAAGAACGGCAGTCGGGTCATATTTGCAATGTGGTGGGAATTTTAGGCAAGCATTCGATGGCAATGGCATCGGCTTACTGCGCTTCCAAATTTGGGGTTGTTGGGTTCAGCAAGTGCATGGCAGATGAACTCAAGCGCTTTGGCATCAAATTCACACTGCTGTACTTTGGCGGCGTCGATACTCCTTTCTGGGATGACATTACCTTAAAAGTAGACCGGAAAAAAATGCTGAGTGCTGAAACGGCTGCCGGTGCGATTGTTTATGCGCTGTCTGCTGAGCCGCAAGCGGTGCCAATGGAGATTAATATTCAGCCAGAAAGTCACCTATTCTTTTAAACAGTATTGACTGATATCAGCCTTGGCTGACGATGAGTGCCCTAAACTTCTAGAAAGCCACTTAGCTGATGGCTAAATGTTGACTTTTGAGTGCAGCTTAAATTAGCAAATAGCAAAGTTCAACAAATTTATTTCACCGTTCCAGCGAATTCAGTTTATCTTCATGCAGATTGACCACGTTCACTTCTACGTTGAAGATGCAGCAGCGTCACAAGACTGGTTTGTAAACCAGCTGGGTTTTCAAGCCGTCGCCAGTTTCACCGGCAGCCACACCCGCACCGAAATTGTTAAAAATGGGCCAGTTTACTTTTTTCTATCTTCACCCTTGACAGCGTCCAGTCCAGCCGGCCAATTTCTTCAACAACATCCAGACGGTATCGCCGATGTCGCGTTTCGCGTGCAAAACATTGACTCGGTGATGAGGAAAGCTATCGCTGCCGGCGCTCAAGTCCTGCAGCCGATGCGGCAGCAGCCGCTAAATCGAGGGCATCTGAAGTGGAGTCAAATTGCCGGTTGGGGCGACCTAAAACATACTTTAATCGAAGCGACAGATCTACAGGAAGACGATGTTTGTAACTTTTTGGGGCGAAAGAGTGCGGCGGCTATGGGGAATGTCGAATTCA is a genomic window containing:
- a CDS encoding SDR family NAD(P)-dependent oxidoreductase, which encodes MNVHGKTALITGASRGIGREIALELAQQGTKRLLLVARDHERLAEVANEIKALGAEAIILALDLAQPVEVNIAIAKAWRNHGPIQLLVNCAGVAHQAPFLKTKLPNVQQEIAINLMGMYTMTRLVARRMATQREGTIVNVSSLMGKVAAPTMTTYSATKFAILGFTQALRGELAQYNIRVIALLPSLTDTDMARDLQWFRWVVPTTPQKVAQALITGLRKNSPEILVGWQSHLAVLGNRIAPWFLERVLLMAAPMSRDSRKRYHKLREADAISR
- a CDS encoding SDR family oxidoreductase, which encodes MQDKVVVVVGATGGIGSAVTRQLAKAGAQLVLAARNSSRLDALAAELLSPMQVMPVPCDITDPLQVDRVMKKAVGQFGHIDALVNAAGAGILKPGHQIEPAELNAMIDVNLKGSFYTTQAAAQHMKERQSGHICNVVGILGKHSMAMASAYCASKFGVVGFSKCMADELKRFGIKFTLLYFGGVDTPFWDDITLKVDRKKMLSAETAAGAIVYALSAEPQAVPMEINIQPESHLFF
- a CDS encoding GNAT family N-acetyltransferase; protein product: MIRPTTPDDTAALIALADATGLFRPNELEELGEILGDYFGGNIDSDHCWITDDDGGPVGVAYYAPAPMTDGTWYVYLIAVRPDRQGQGHGTALLRYVEETLTARGERILLVETSGLASFEGTRAFYRKCGYDEEARIRDFYRAGDDKIVYRKALVAQGQ
- a CDS encoding NYN domain-containing protein, encoding MLDDSRLKPVNRSAVIQSISRYVYQVIFSTYQNHPEWLNEKFRDQPWHNQKFQDKLITKLVEKFSGTENKDELIVKTIKIFHNFLLPGFFVSSNFSQVMDNLRHITQTESASSGNRVDGSKPAGNSVRVATESSNSAMAILLLDAENLSLNVETETFLAGCCTYPIRIKIAFANWRSMGKQDTEYHGRSYELIHVPASKDSADIKMATVGASIFLHYPTAKEVLICSSDKALLHLRNTLQAQGLTVYLVRKQGETITFVNSITGHTQTHTIKPIPAIDQFINQIKDLLGEEQKNTSNQWVKLSRISQLYQVKYKTEISQVVAGHLPGKKVQDFFMNYPTDFVLHQPAEKSEFYVTLFQPPPLPAVLETQTSIQLTGKVQPQLPSNITSKADLEQALVKIVIALTAKSPGSDVSISNVGSEFHKQYGQPITQVMASLQLGSKLPKFLLSCNSFKLKNAGKQYLVSLSQI
- a CDS encoding UbiD family decarboxylase; the encoded protein is MARDLRGFIKILEERGQLRRINALVDPNLEIAEISNRMLQAGGPALLFENVKGAAYPVAINLLGTEERVCWAMNMEKPAELEELGKKLALLQQPKPPKKISQAVEFGKVLFDVLKAKPGRDFFPPCHQVVLEGEAVDLTKIPMIRPYMGDAGKIVTLGLVITKDCETGTPNVGVYRLQLQSRNTMTVHWLSVRGGARHLRKAAERGKKLEVAIALGVDPMIIMAAATPIPVDLSEWLFAGLYGGSGVNLAKCKTVDLEVPADSEFVLEGTITPGEVLPDGPFGDHMGYYGGVEDSPVIHFHCMTHRKNPIYLTTFSGRPPKEEAMMAIALNRIYTPILRQQVSEIVDFFLPMEALSYKAAIISIDKAYPGQARRAALAFWSALPQFTYTKFVIVVDKDINIRDPRQVVWAISSKVDPVRDVFILPETPFDTLDFASEKIGLGGRMGIDATTKIPPETQHEWGEPLESDPDVAAMVERRWAEYGLADLKLDEVNPNLFGYDVR
- a CDS encoding aminotransferase class V-fold PLP-dependent enzyme; protein product: MSQSANLQCEPSSWAKLWSLDAAVTYLNHGSFGACPISVLAAQKTLREQLEREPVRFFVRELEPLLDEARNRLANFVGAGTDELAFIPNATTGVNAVLRSLHFEPGDELLTTDHEYNACRNALNFIAERAGARIVVAPVPFPIESPAQVVEAVLERVSPKTRLVLLDHVCSQTALIFPIQELVRRLAELGVDTLVDGAHAPGMVPLNLREIGVAYYTGNCHKWLCAPKGAAFLYVRSDRQPGIRPLTISHGANSPRQDRSRFQLEFDWMGTDDPTASLCVPVAIAFMGSLLDGGWPELMAKNKTLVLAARQILLERLGIPAPCPDEMIGSMAALPVSDGNFVALHDTLFDQFGIEVPVIPWPAPPHRLIRISAQIYNSLEQYEYLAEVLGKVLD
- a CDS encoding WD40 repeat domain-containing protein → MDWTTPLKFQQADFIKRLKSDAANLLHSQTRGCHSELMVLSGEKLTKIRDFCRQTAVNIEQHSPVSDIIHSFLKRQLGQAVVATYLEGLALEIDPLKYQKTKDSVDFTLLFDSNLGIQVKTEYGNIDSVRWPIYVEEIKQNVAIVCILLQEEVSEDRQIYHAIVAGFAPTNTIAIRQGQANLGIADLLYAGGLRSYLESFKTEPSFSDGLHILTGSSNYVYPFAISADGEILASSNYDGSIKLWQLNNKELQAALSGQSWSFYPLATGGGGQILASGSTDKKLYQCHAGTGSLRHSLAGHSSGVSAITISADRQILISGGYDGSLKIWNLETGKLQRRIAAHAGTVRPIAISYDRKILATGSIDKTLKVWSLDTGEVLRILPVRTDPVVSIAISPDDQTLVSGSQDGTIDIWHLDTGELKSTLPGHSGTVRAIAISPDGQTLATGSTEKTIKLWDVQTGELKSTLTGHSDPIINVAPNPNGKSLELSLLRHQNPGWVELC
- a CDS encoding GAF domain-containing protein, with the protein product MSQNRQILDDIAKFVQEIVNAETAVVVLAESEGEFVYFAAAVGKYAEAIVDKRNTSANSGLCGVAFQGKVPVLVCKTEGDSRVRQDYAKAMGIKTALAVPVIYEDKLLGALMALNRTDGSEFDEEAEKVLAGYAAEVGPVVLQFCIS
- a CDS encoding NYN domain-containing protein, yielding MAPPSLPTVLLVDGYNIIGIWPDLTKTRDRDGMESARRELIEALVNYSAFQGFETRLVFDAQYQDTGSTREEITRHVSVHYTGFGQTADTYIEKICANCRHEFTKLKQRVIVATSDRAQQLTVVGYGAEWMSAPQLAYDIEAIGNQVRRKQQSSKPSARRLLASSLDPVAQQRLAQLRMGRRP